The nucleotide window ATGAGCCAGCCAATTCAGACAGGTGCGGATCTCTTCTTGGGACACCCGCTCTTTACACAAGGAAAACCCACTGGCACTCAGATCTTCCATGATTATCAGAAATTCAGTGTCGTTCGACTCCAACGCCAAGCAGCGAGGTACGCGGCAGCGCTGATCACAAAGCTCGCTGTAATTTTGATACCACGCACTCTCCACTTCATATGATCTGATTTTGCGTTGATGCGATAGGCGCGTATTCCAGCCTCGCGGGTGCTGGCTACGATCAGGAAGTTTTACATGTTTAACAACGATCCGGTCGAAATCCGCTCCCACCAACCCACAGCGAAAAAGGGTTCCGTATCCGCTCCACAGGGATTGAATTTCTTCAATCCCGAATAGCGAATCAGCGCCGGTCGCTGCCAGTATTAACTGCTGCAAAGAATCATTCATGCGCTGATCATGCCGATATTTTAAATTCATTAAAGGCGGATTCTAACGCATAGCGCCCAGACTGAACACAACCGGCCAGGTTTTCCCACCCGCAAAAAAAACCGCAAACTTGTCATCTAAGGCACGTTTGCCGAGACGATCAAAGCCTTTAGGTAAAAACGCGTAAACCCGCTAGCATCGTTCTTCCAGTGTATCGATCAACATACTCAAAAGTTTACGTGCCGGTACCTGGCTCCATTTTTGCGCATGCATAAAGCCCACCACCTTGGGGCCGGACTTATAATAGTACCTCACCATCCAACGACCGCCCACAGAATGCCGCAAGTGCTCATCGCGAAACGCACGCACGATATCCAGCTTTGTTTCCAGCGACGAGTCACGGGCCAACATCATCATCGGACACAAATCGCTGATCGGTGGTACATACATCGGTTGTATCATCGCGCAATCCAACAAACTCAGCCCACTTGCCGTCGCCCATTGCTGCAAGGTTTTGCTTTCGATCTGCTCGATACGGGCGTGTTCAAAGTCGTCATTAATCTGTTCCGCCCATTTCGGGTCTGCGGTTTGCCGCACCAACTCCCCTACCGCGCAATGTACACCGCGGTGATCAATAAATCGCGGCGTACGCAAAGGTGTCGATGACTGATTATGGACTGGAAATTCACCCCGCCGCACGTAGTTACGCAGCACCGAAATCACCTGAATCCGGTTGCTGCGCTGACTGCTATTGAGGTGTTTGGGTATCGCTTGTGACAGATAATCACAAACAAAAAACAGGTGGTGTTGAATTCTACTGCGTTCGTCGATTTCGCGACCGATCAATCCCCGCCTCACGGCACTTAAATCTCCGATCACTGGGTTTATTGGATTCATTGTAGAAAACATAGGTAGCTCCCTCTATATAAGCGCCTTTTATTTTTGATAACAATATAAGCCGACATCCATGAAAACTTACTGGCCACACCACCTGATTATAAAAGAACCAATTCAGCGATAGGGAGGGAGGAAACGGGCTTTTCAGTTCTTTTTTGTAATCCCCTGCCCGATTTACTATTTTTTATCTGCAACAAAGTCAGCTAGGGAAAGCGATGCCAAGCTACTGAAGAGCAAGATATTTCAATAGGTGGTATTCTGATGAGTACATTCTTAAGCGTCGCGGGTAGCGCCTGAATATGAAAACAAGCATTCGCCGGCTCCACTTTCTCGCAGTGTCTGCCTTATATTTTCTACTTCTATTCTGTCCTCCCAAAATTTATGCGGATGACGATCTGGCCTACCAGCTCGACTACAACCTCGAGTTCCTTCCCGCTAGCGGCCAAGCAGCCGTCACGATCACCATTGATAAAGGTCAACTGATCCACAACGTGCGTTTTAAAAATCTGCCCGACCGGTATTCGGATATTGAGGCTGACGGAAAGCTGTCAGTGTCGAAATCCGAGGTACGTTGGCAACCAGCCGATTCGAAGTCCCGCTTATCTCTGAAAGTAAAAATAGCCCACGAACGTGATCCCGGTGAATTCGATGCCATGATCACCAAAAACTGGGCGATCTTTCGTGGTGATGATATTTTCCCGGCCGCCAAAACGGAATTTGTTAACGGCGCGTACTCCCTCGCCACACTGAACGTGACGTTGCCATCCGGTTGGACCAGTATCGAAACCGGCTGGCCGCGAAAAAAAGGCAACACCTTCCGTATTCACAACCCGGATCGCAAATTTGATCGCCCTACTGGGTGGATGATTGCAGGCGCACTCGGAACGCGACGAGCTAAAGTCCGCAAAACCTCCATCGCTATCAGCGCGCCCAGGGGCAGCGATATGCGCCGCATGGATGCGCTGACATTTTTTAATTTTGTTTGGCCTGAGCTTAAAAATGCGTTTAAGGAAACACCTGAAAAATTGCTGGTGGTGGGTATGGATGACCCCATGTGGCGAGGTGGACTTTCCGGTTCAAATTCACTTTTCCTGCACTCAGACCGGCCCATAGTCAGTGAGAACGGCACCAGTCCTTTACTGCATGAACTCACCCATATGGTTACACGTATAAGCGGCACCAAAACGGACGCTGGCAATGATGACTGGATAGCGGAAGGACTCGCCGAATTTTATTCTTTCGAGCTTATATACCGCGCCGGAGGCATGACCGACAAGCGTCGGCAGACGATAATATCCAAGCTAGACAAATGGGGAGAGAATATTAAATGCCTGCGCCAGAAAAACGCCTCGGGCGCTACCACCGCCCGGGCGGTGGTATTGCTGGACGAACTGGATAAAGAAATCCGGCGTCGCAGTAAAGATAAATATTCTATCGATCATGTTACTCGCGAGCTGATGACCAAGCGCAAAGTATCTCTGGGCGACCTGGAAGAATCAGTGGAGGGATTAATCGGCTCCAAATCCAAAACCCTGCGTTCCTCTCTACTCCAATAAGCATAAGCGCTACGGAATGTCAGCGGCCTGCGCTCCGGCAATGGCTTCTTTATGATCCGCAGGCAAAAGAAACCCGGCCTCCAGCGCCGCGTCTGCAGCTTGCGTGAATTTGGATACATAGTCTTGATGGGTGGGATAAAGTGCGTTCAGCTTAGCTTGATCGAAGGGAACTGTATTGCCTAGAAAAGGGCATGCAAAGGCATTCACAAACCAATTCCCGCTACCGATTACACCGTAATTGGCATAATTATGAGTTGCGATAGCGGCCTCCAGGTCGGGCAGTCGAATACCACCCAGGGCGTTACCGTTGGCGTCACGGGAAACTTTCAGGTTTTTGTACTCAATACGCGTTGAGTGCGCCGGAGCCTGCCCGTCGGAGGCCCATTTGGCCAGACCGGACAGTGCTGCATTCACAACGTAATGCTGGGGAACTTTGTTTAGCGAATTTTTACAAACCAACTCAATCGAGCCCAGCTGCGGCCAATCACGCTGATATTGCGGTAGCAGGTTACTGACACCGTAATCATCATAATGGGATGCTCCCGGTATTTCCCAAGTCCGTAAATATTCCGTGTCATCCTGTCTGGCTAAACGGAATAAAAACATAAACACGTCCTGTTCTGTTTCCAGCTGCAACACCTTCAACCGATTATCCGCCCGGATAAACACTTTGCTCGGTGAAAGCATACTGATACCATTTTTCAGTGGAGCTGAAAGTGCAAACCGCGAATACAGCAATATACCATCGTAAACCTGCAAAGCGGGTTCCTGAAAGGCGTTCACATACGTGGTCAATCTGATGGCCGACTGGGATTCACCCACTCCGAGCACCGTGGTGGCCGTTAGTCCGCCGAGCACCGTTTCCGGCTGACGACGAACCGCCTGTGCCACCTGCGAGAATATATCGTAAGACAAGCCATCGCTGTTTAACCGCAAATCACCATAGCGTTCCCTATCCCAGGTTTTCAGTGCAGTCACACCCAGGGTTTGTGCACTTACACCAATCCAGACATACCCTTCACGCAACAACTCCTGATGGGATTGAGCCCAAATCACATCGACATCCATAAATGCGGTGTTATTGAACCACTCTATAACAACAGTGCCATTGAACTTTTCGGGATTAGCGGGCCGCCGGACCAACAGGCGCGTCGCATAGGGTAAATCCGCTTGAGAAATTTGAATACCCCATTCGCCATCACTACGCCATCGTCCGCTTTTTTTGTAAGTATTCGCGGTTCCGGAAATCATGAATTCTTCTTCGACGTAATCGTAAGCAGCAAGATCCAAGGGTGAAGCCACAAAAGCGTGTTGTTTGGTGCCAGCATCTTCAGCTATGGGTGTGACTACCGCATCCGGCACTCGAATGTCAGCAAAAGCCGACGGGGTTAGTAAAAGTAAGACGTAGATGACCGACAAAAAAAACGGACGGAGGATTGAAAAGAAAAGGGAGCTCAATCGCATAATGCGTTCCTGTAGTATTTATTATTATATTAATTATCTGTCGTGATCAGCGTTAACCGTTCACTGTTGATTACAGTCCTCGCTACCAAGGTTAAATGTCAAGGCCACAGCATAGAAGTGTGCGCCTACAATCAAAATGGATTGCCCCTTTAGTTGATAACAGCGGTTGGCCCTGCTCACTTTTAGCGGCACATAAGCCCATCACACCAGCCTATTTCGCAGCCTCCACGATACGTTCAAACAGCGATTGCCATTCAGGATGGTGCGGAAGTAGGAATTGTTCAGAAACCACGTGGGAAAGAGCCTGTGCATCCAATACCTGTTTAACCGCGGGATGGCCCTTCTTACGTATAGAAAAACGATTATTCAGGAGCGCATAACGGGTTTCCCGAGTCACGCGAGCCATCATTAAGTTGCGCCGGAATTTAGAATCCGGGTGACCTGAGGTATACCAGTTCGCGACCTCAAAATCGATGGGCTCCTGCGGTGAATCGGCAACATCATACGCCGACAGCCAGCGACCACTAATCAAAACGTCCACCCGGTAGCCATGCTTGTGTTCAATTATCCGGAATACTTCGTGATTGGTCGTTTGCGCTTCGCTTGTTCCGAACCGAAGGGGGCGAGGAATAACCAACCCGCCAAATCCAACATCAGCAAGAAACACATCATCATTAATTCTAACGCGCAAAACCATGTGGGTTCGCGGCCCGGCGACCCCATTCTCTGGCTGCTTCCATGTGACCCTCGCCAGCAATGGATCCACCTGAAAGCCAATCTCATGCAGCACCTTCATAAACAAATTATTGTGCTCGAAGCAATAACCACCCCGGCCTTGCGCTAGTAGCTTTTTTTCTATTGCCTCGGGCTTAAGATCAACATCAAGTCCGAGCAATACGTCGATGTTTTCAAAGGGTATAACCGAAGCATGAAGTTGCTGTAACTTTTCAAGCGTTGCCAGCGAAATCGACGGATCTTCTGCATAACCAATGCGGGTAAAATAATTTTGTAAATTGTTCAAAAGTCTATCCCCATTTTAATACGGAACTTTACTGCAGACCCGCACCCTAAGAAGTCCAGGCTAACCTGGGAAACATTCGAATATGGAGGCACATGATGAATCGCATAGCTAATGCTACATGGAAAGGAAACCTGAAAGAAGGCATAGGCACATTCGGTGTCGGGAGCGGGGCCTTTGACGAGCAGAAATTCGGATTCCGAACCCGTTTCGAAGATGAGCCCGGCACTAACCCCGAGGAATTAATAGCAGCCGCGCACGCGAGCTGTTTCAGTATGGCCTTTTCTGCACAACTCGGTGAGCGGGATATTACGCCGGAATCGGTGAACACCAAAGTAACGATCACCTTCGAAAATATGGAACTGACCAAAAGCGCCTTGGTAACCACTGTGAATGCGCCAGGTGCAGATAAGTCGAAGATAGAAGAAGCAGCCGAAGCAGCCAAATCCGGTTGCCCGATTTCGAAAGTTTTGAATCTTGAAGTAACGCTCAATTTAACCGTCAATAACTAAATGATCGCTACAGTGAACCTGCGCTGCACAGCAGGTTCACTGCCTAACTCTCACCATCGCTCCCCCCACCATCGTTCCCCCACCAAACGCCTTCCCCCCGACTGAACCCTGTCAAAAAATACACAACGAAATGGGCGCATAACCTGTGTTTTACTCACTCAAAAAACAACGAAATCTATAGATTCATCGAAGTTTTTCTTTCTTATACAAAGGACCGACCGGTCACTTTTTTTGACGTCGTATTCGATGCATTCCAACACGCTGCTCCCGACACAAAACCGAAATCGGGCGGCGTGCAATTTAGGCCAATTTTAGATTGGAAATAGCAATATCAAGAAAATAAATGAATATTTAGATATTTTTCCGGTGCTGTTCCAACGAATCGTTTAAAGAGCTGAGCTAAGGTGCAGATAGGTAATTTTTCATAGTTGTAGTTTTGAATCCTTACCTGCTTAGGAATTACCAAAAAAATCATAACTACCAATTAAGCCTTTGAAGGAGTTTTTTTATGACGTTTACAAAATTAGCAAAGCATGCGTGCATGTACGCAGCGTTAACATCAGGCGTAGCACTGTCCGGTGCAGCATTCGCGGTTGAACCCGGTGACGGTGGTGGCGGTAGCAGTTGTAGCGTTAGCCGTGAAACAGGGTCAGGCGCAGTATTCTATGTACCTCGCGGTGGCAACGGCACTTACAACATTTTAGGATGGGGTAACGGTACTGGTGGTACGTCAAGTACTTACCGTAGCCTGTTAACCGCCGCAGCGGAAGAATGTGTTTTGGTAGCGGCCGCAACCACCTCTAATTCCGGCAGCGGAAGAGAAGTCGAAAGCGCCGTGAATCAAGCAAAAAGCCGATACAGCAGTATCGTCGGATCCGATCCCAAAGTTTGTACCTCCGGCCACTCACAAGGTGGCGGTGGCTCTTTCAACGCGGCAAACCGTCTTGATGCAGATTGCGTTATCGCCGTTCAGCCAGACACTATCTATACCACTCAAATTGACCGTCCGGTAGCGAGTGACGTTGATGTCGTTTGTATCTTCACCACCGGTGACGTTCTAGCACCGGCATCGCCGTTCAACGCCTCAAACTGCCGGCGTAATTCCACTAAATACACTCAGGAAACCGGCTCTGGTACGCACTTCGCTCCCGTTTC belongs to Ketobacter sp. MCCC 1A13808 and includes:
- a CDS encoding OsmC family peroxiredoxin, translated to MMNRIANATWKGNLKEGIGTFGVGSGAFDEQKFGFRTRFEDEPGTNPEELIAAAHASCFSMAFSAQLGERDITPESVNTKVTITFENMELTKSALVTTVNAPGADKSKIEEAAEAAKSGCPISKVLNLEVTLNLTVNN
- a CDS encoding arylamine N-acetyltransferase family protein; this translates as MNNLQNYFTRIGYAEDPSISLATLEKLQQLHASVIPFENIDVLLGLDVDLKPEAIEKKLLAQGRGGYCFEHNNLFMKVLHEIGFQVDPLLARVTWKQPENGVAGPRTHMVLRVRINDDVFLADVGFGGLVIPRPLRFGTSEAQTTNHEVFRIIEHKHGYRVDVLISGRWLSAYDVADSPQEPIDFEVANWYTSGHPDSKFRRNLMMARVTRETRYALLNNRFSIRKKGHPAVKQVLDAQALSHVVSEQFLLPHHPEWQSLFERIVEAAK
- a CDS encoding CFI-box-CTERM domain-containing protein, which gives rise to MFSTMNPINPVIGDLSAVRRGLIGREIDERSRIQHHLFFVCDYLSQAIPKHLNSSQRSNRIQVISVLRNYVRRGEFPVHNQSSTPLRTPRFIDHRGVHCAVGELVRQTADPKWAEQINDDFEHARIEQIESKTLQQWATASGLSLLDCAMIQPMYVPPISDLCPMMMLARDSSLETKLDIVRAFRDEHLRHSVGGRWMVRYYYKSGPKVVGFMHAQKWSQVPARKLLSMLIDTLEERC
- a CDS encoding alpha/beta hydrolase domain-containing protein, which gives rise to MRLSSLFFSILRPFFLSVIYVLLLLTPSAFADIRVPDAVVTPIAEDAGTKQHAFVASPLDLAAYDYVEEEFMISGTANTYKKSGRWRSDGEWGIQISQADLPYATRLLVRRPANPEKFNGTVVIEWFNNTAFMDVDVIWAQSHQELLREGYVWIGVSAQTLGVTALKTWDRERYGDLRLNSDGLSYDIFSQVAQAVRRQPETVLGGLTATTVLGVGESQSAIRLTTYVNAFQEPALQVYDGILLYSRFALSAPLKNGISMLSPSKVFIRADNRLKVLQLETEQDVFMFLFRLARQDDTEYLRTWEIPGASHYDDYGVSNLLPQYQRDWPQLGSIELVCKNSLNKVPQHYVVNAALSGLAKWASDGQAPAHSTRIEYKNLKVSRDANGNALGGIRLPDLEAAIATHNYANYGVIGSGNWFVNAFACPFLGNTVPFDQAKLNALYPTHQDYVSKFTQAADAALEAGFLLPADHKEAIAGAQAADIP